One Narcine bancroftii isolate sNarBan1 chromosome 3, sNarBan1.hap1, whole genome shotgun sequence DNA window includes the following coding sequences:
- the slc35e1 gene encoding solute carrier family 35 member E1 isoform X1, whose amino-acid sequence MTPTPQQIKDQLLQAIDKDANIHNMVAVLDVISSLEKYPITKEALEETRLGKLINDVRKKTKNEELAKRAKKLLRSWQKLLVEPVEPVPRTLSNSPGSANGGAHTYKHDLPSLATSTTIGGSKPNPDLKNKNDVHNSYSLFGDKQGVRKRKGDGLKGPPPKVPKPNNEQLQNSTPPPSNGIRSSPENFPSPPDMTSSNAHAVPDKGRSDPQAPYENDKPSKIPVNAVKPHTSSPGLVRNPSTSTLLKSTILQQHGKTDDTVGRYRPNSPLGQSFSPRTLKQEMLGKPSATYAPKGSLASPSQSFTGMSVQPSTDSDRTVPHMPKKNFQMSPPALQPPTTPPLPPQVKSFQLPETESLIDRLVETPGLETHGENQLQQYSSPPQQEDLMYPSHSPNSSTSHPGESLQNLDFDAVMGELPSNECGSFGHDNKRSSKKKYRPRDYQVNLDGQIMDESVKPVRLKERGITFDPATGQIKPLTHKDSSQAECSILTEPHRTIEVVQEQRVNLQSTLDQTNWKELSKNEIIQSYLSRQSCLLSSSGVQPPGGHIVEFLQHESHRYSTSTEAREVHVLLPIDSPSELPGVNREIRDSDVHRIHEQHWAGVNGCWDNQGKWYDWTQGISLDPHGDRGQLHILPYVCLD is encoded by the coding sequence GAAACAAGGCTGGGGAAACTCATCAATGATGTACGGAAGAAAACCAAGAACGAAGAACTTGCAAAGCGTGCCAAGAAACTGCTGAGAAGCTGGCAGAAGTTGCTGGTTGAGCCTGTTGAGCCTGTTCCCAGAACATTGTCCAACTCACCTGGTTCAGCTAATGGGGGAGCTCATACTTACAAGCATGACTTGCCATCTCTGGCCACCAGTACAACAATAGGGGGATCCAAGCCAAACCCAGATCTGAAAAATAAGAATGATGTGCACAACTCCTACTCTCTCTTTGGTGACAAACAGGGTGTTCGGAAACGGAAAGGAGATGGCTTGAAGGGGCCACCACCCAAAGTCCCAAAGCCGAATAATGAACAGCTACAGAACTCTACACCACCACCATCTAATGGAATCCGCAGCAGCCCTGAAAACTTCCCAAGTCCTCCAGATATGACATCTTCAAATGCCCATGCTGTCCCAGATAAAGGCAGATCAGACCCTCAGGCACCTTATGAAAATGACAAACCTAGCAAGATACCTGTCAATGCTGTGAAACCACATACCAGTTCTCCAGGTCTTGTAAGGAACCCCAGCACTTCCACGTTGCTAAAGTCCACTATTCTGCAGCAACATGGAAAAACAGATGATACTGTGGGGCGTTATCGACCTAATAGTCCACTCGGTCAGTCATTTAGCCCAAGGACTCTTAAACAAGAAATGCTGGGCAAACCTTCTGCAACATATGCACCCAAGGGGTCTTTAGCTAGCCCTTCTCAGAGCTTTACAGGAATGTCAGTTCAACCAAGTACTGATTCTGACAGGACAGTGCCCCACATGCCCAAGAAAAATTTTCAGATGTCACCTCCTGCACTGCAGCCACCAACAACAccacctctgccaccccaggtgAAAAGCTTCCAGTTACCAGAGACTGAAAGCCTCATAGATCGGCTAGTCGAGACGCCTGGTTTAGAGACTCACGGTGAAAACCAGCTACAGCAGTATTCTTCACCACCACAGCAGGAAGACCTAATGTATCCCTCACATAGCCCCAATTCATCAACCTCACATCCTGGAGAATCACTGCAAAATCTTGACTTCGATGCTGTTATGGGAGAGTTGCCCTCCAACGAGTGTGGCTCTTTTGGTCACGATAATAAAAGGTCATCCAAGAAAAAATACAGGCCGAGAGACTATCAGGTGAACTTAGATGGACAAATTATGGATGAAAGTGTAAAACCTGTACGGTTGAAAGAGCGTGGAATTACATTTGACCCTGCTACAGGGCAGATCAAACCTTTAACACACAAGGATTCATCTCAGGCTGAATGCTCGATTCTAACTGAACCCCATCGAACCATTGAAGTAGTCCAGGAACAGAGAGTAAACTTGCAAAGTACTTTAGATCAAACGAACTGGAAGGAATTATCAAAAAATGAAATTATTCAATCTTACTTATCGAGACAGAGCTGCCTTCTTTCTTCCTCAGGAGTGCAGCCTCCAGGCGGTCACATTGTTGAATTTCTACAACATGAAAGCCACAGGTATAGCACTAGCACAGAGGCCCGTGAGGTTCACGTATTGCTACCTATAGACTCTCCCTCAGAACTTCCTGGGGTCAATAGAGAAATCAGAGACTCAGATGTTCACCGAATACACGAGCAACATTGGGCAGGTGTGAACGGTTGCTGGGACAACCAGGGCAAATGGTATGATTGGACGCAGGGCATATCTTTGGACCCTCATGGTGATCGTGGACAATTACACATACTGCCGTATGTCTGTCTGGACTGA
- the slc35e1 gene encoding solute carrier family 35 member E1 isoform X2 — translation MWTRIHNMVAVLDVISSLEKYPITKEALEETRLGKLINDVRKKTKNEELAKRAKKLLRSWQKLLVEPVEPVPRTLSNSPGSANGGAHTYKHDLPSLATSTTIGGSKPNPDLKNKNDVHNSYSLFGDKQGVRKRKGDGLKGPPPKVPKPNNEQLQNSTPPPSNGIRSSPENFPSPPDMTSSNAHAVPDKGRSDPQAPYENDKPSKIPVNAVKPHTSSPGLVRNPSTSTLLKSTILQQHGKTDDTVGRYRPNSPLGQSFSPRTLKQEMLGKPSATYAPKGSLASPSQSFTGMSVQPSTDSDRTVPHMPKKNFQMSPPALQPPTTPPLPPQVKSFQLPETESLIDRLVETPGLETHGENQLQQYSSPPQQEDLMYPSHSPNSSTSHPGESLQNLDFDAVMGELPSNECGSFGHDNKRSSKKKYRPRDYQVNLDGQIMDESVKPVRLKERGITFDPATGQIKPLTHKDSSQAECSILTEPHRTIEVVQEQRVNLQSTLDQTNWKELSKNEIIQSYLSRQSCLLSSSGVQPPGGHIVEFLQHESHRYSTSTEAREVHVLLPIDSPSELPGVNREIRDSDVHRIHEQHWAGVNGCWDNQGKWYDWTQGISLDPHGDRGQLHILPYVCLD, via the coding sequence GAAACAAGGCTGGGGAAACTCATCAATGATGTACGGAAGAAAACCAAGAACGAAGAACTTGCAAAGCGTGCCAAGAAACTGCTGAGAAGCTGGCAGAAGTTGCTGGTTGAGCCTGTTGAGCCTGTTCCCAGAACATTGTCCAACTCACCTGGTTCAGCTAATGGGGGAGCTCATACTTACAAGCATGACTTGCCATCTCTGGCCACCAGTACAACAATAGGGGGATCCAAGCCAAACCCAGATCTGAAAAATAAGAATGATGTGCACAACTCCTACTCTCTCTTTGGTGACAAACAGGGTGTTCGGAAACGGAAAGGAGATGGCTTGAAGGGGCCACCACCCAAAGTCCCAAAGCCGAATAATGAACAGCTACAGAACTCTACACCACCACCATCTAATGGAATCCGCAGCAGCCCTGAAAACTTCCCAAGTCCTCCAGATATGACATCTTCAAATGCCCATGCTGTCCCAGATAAAGGCAGATCAGACCCTCAGGCACCTTATGAAAATGACAAACCTAGCAAGATACCTGTCAATGCTGTGAAACCACATACCAGTTCTCCAGGTCTTGTAAGGAACCCCAGCACTTCCACGTTGCTAAAGTCCACTATTCTGCAGCAACATGGAAAAACAGATGATACTGTGGGGCGTTATCGACCTAATAGTCCACTCGGTCAGTCATTTAGCCCAAGGACTCTTAAACAAGAAATGCTGGGCAAACCTTCTGCAACATATGCACCCAAGGGGTCTTTAGCTAGCCCTTCTCAGAGCTTTACAGGAATGTCAGTTCAACCAAGTACTGATTCTGACAGGACAGTGCCCCACATGCCCAAGAAAAATTTTCAGATGTCACCTCCTGCACTGCAGCCACCAACAACAccacctctgccaccccaggtgAAAAGCTTCCAGTTACCAGAGACTGAAAGCCTCATAGATCGGCTAGTCGAGACGCCTGGTTTAGAGACTCACGGTGAAAACCAGCTACAGCAGTATTCTTCACCACCACAGCAGGAAGACCTAATGTATCCCTCACATAGCCCCAATTCATCAACCTCACATCCTGGAGAATCACTGCAAAATCTTGACTTCGATGCTGTTATGGGAGAGTTGCCCTCCAACGAGTGTGGCTCTTTTGGTCACGATAATAAAAGGTCATCCAAGAAAAAATACAGGCCGAGAGACTATCAGGTGAACTTAGATGGACAAATTATGGATGAAAGTGTAAAACCTGTACGGTTGAAAGAGCGTGGAATTACATTTGACCCTGCTACAGGGCAGATCAAACCTTTAACACACAAGGATTCATCTCAGGCTGAATGCTCGATTCTAACTGAACCCCATCGAACCATTGAAGTAGTCCAGGAACAGAGAGTAAACTTGCAAAGTACTTTAGATCAAACGAACTGGAAGGAATTATCAAAAAATGAAATTATTCAATCTTACTTATCGAGACAGAGCTGCCTTCTTTCTTCCTCAGGAGTGCAGCCTCCAGGCGGTCACATTGTTGAATTTCTACAACATGAAAGCCACAGGTATAGCACTAGCACAGAGGCCCGTGAGGTTCACGTATTGCTACCTATAGACTCTCCCTCAGAACTTCCTGGGGTCAATAGAGAAATCAGAGACTCAGATGTTCACCGAATACACGAGCAACATTGGGCAGGTGTGAACGGTTGCTGGGACAACCAGGGCAAATGGTATGATTGGACGCAGGGCATATCTTTGGACCCTCATGGTGATCGTGGACAATTACACATACTGCCGTATGTCTGTCTGGACTGA
- the slc35e1 gene encoding solute carrier family 35 member E1 isoform X3, whose product MVAVLDVISSLEKYPITKEALEETRLGKLINDVRKKTKNEELAKRAKKLLRSWQKLLVEPVEPVPRTLSNSPGSANGGAHTYKHDLPSLATSTTIGGSKPNPDLKNKNDVHNSYSLFGDKQGVRKRKGDGLKGPPPKVPKPNNEQLQNSTPPPSNGIRSSPENFPSPPDMTSSNAHAVPDKGRSDPQAPYENDKPSKIPVNAVKPHTSSPGLVRNPSTSTLLKSTILQQHGKTDDTVGRYRPNSPLGQSFSPRTLKQEMLGKPSATYAPKGSLASPSQSFTGMSVQPSTDSDRTVPHMPKKNFQMSPPALQPPTTPPLPPQVKSFQLPETESLIDRLVETPGLETHGENQLQQYSSPPQQEDLMYPSHSPNSSTSHPGESLQNLDFDAVMGELPSNECGSFGHDNKRSSKKKYRPRDYQVNLDGQIMDESVKPVRLKERGITFDPATGQIKPLTHKDSSQAECSILTEPHRTIEVVQEQRVNLQSTLDQTNWKELSKNEIIQSYLSRQSCLLSSSGVQPPGGHIVEFLQHESHRYSTSTEAREVHVLLPIDSPSELPGVNREIRDSDVHRIHEQHWAGVNGCWDNQGKWYDWTQGISLDPHGDRGQLHILPYVCLD is encoded by the coding sequence GAAACAAGGCTGGGGAAACTCATCAATGATGTACGGAAGAAAACCAAGAACGAAGAACTTGCAAAGCGTGCCAAGAAACTGCTGAGAAGCTGGCAGAAGTTGCTGGTTGAGCCTGTTGAGCCTGTTCCCAGAACATTGTCCAACTCACCTGGTTCAGCTAATGGGGGAGCTCATACTTACAAGCATGACTTGCCATCTCTGGCCACCAGTACAACAATAGGGGGATCCAAGCCAAACCCAGATCTGAAAAATAAGAATGATGTGCACAACTCCTACTCTCTCTTTGGTGACAAACAGGGTGTTCGGAAACGGAAAGGAGATGGCTTGAAGGGGCCACCACCCAAAGTCCCAAAGCCGAATAATGAACAGCTACAGAACTCTACACCACCACCATCTAATGGAATCCGCAGCAGCCCTGAAAACTTCCCAAGTCCTCCAGATATGACATCTTCAAATGCCCATGCTGTCCCAGATAAAGGCAGATCAGACCCTCAGGCACCTTATGAAAATGACAAACCTAGCAAGATACCTGTCAATGCTGTGAAACCACATACCAGTTCTCCAGGTCTTGTAAGGAACCCCAGCACTTCCACGTTGCTAAAGTCCACTATTCTGCAGCAACATGGAAAAACAGATGATACTGTGGGGCGTTATCGACCTAATAGTCCACTCGGTCAGTCATTTAGCCCAAGGACTCTTAAACAAGAAATGCTGGGCAAACCTTCTGCAACATATGCACCCAAGGGGTCTTTAGCTAGCCCTTCTCAGAGCTTTACAGGAATGTCAGTTCAACCAAGTACTGATTCTGACAGGACAGTGCCCCACATGCCCAAGAAAAATTTTCAGATGTCACCTCCTGCACTGCAGCCACCAACAACAccacctctgccaccccaggtgAAAAGCTTCCAGTTACCAGAGACTGAAAGCCTCATAGATCGGCTAGTCGAGACGCCTGGTTTAGAGACTCACGGTGAAAACCAGCTACAGCAGTATTCTTCACCACCACAGCAGGAAGACCTAATGTATCCCTCACATAGCCCCAATTCATCAACCTCACATCCTGGAGAATCACTGCAAAATCTTGACTTCGATGCTGTTATGGGAGAGTTGCCCTCCAACGAGTGTGGCTCTTTTGGTCACGATAATAAAAGGTCATCCAAGAAAAAATACAGGCCGAGAGACTATCAGGTGAACTTAGATGGACAAATTATGGATGAAAGTGTAAAACCTGTACGGTTGAAAGAGCGTGGAATTACATTTGACCCTGCTACAGGGCAGATCAAACCTTTAACACACAAGGATTCATCTCAGGCTGAATGCTCGATTCTAACTGAACCCCATCGAACCATTGAAGTAGTCCAGGAACAGAGAGTAAACTTGCAAAGTACTTTAGATCAAACGAACTGGAAGGAATTATCAAAAAATGAAATTATTCAATCTTACTTATCGAGACAGAGCTGCCTTCTTTCTTCCTCAGGAGTGCAGCCTCCAGGCGGTCACATTGTTGAATTTCTACAACATGAAAGCCACAGGTATAGCACTAGCACAGAGGCCCGTGAGGTTCACGTATTGCTACCTATAGACTCTCCCTCAGAACTTCCTGGGGTCAATAGAGAAATCAGAGACTCAGATGTTCACCGAATACACGAGCAACATTGGGCAGGTGTGAACGGTTGCTGGGACAACCAGGGCAAATGGTATGATTGGACGCAGGGCATATCTTTGGACCCTCATGGTGATCGTGGACAATTACACATACTGCCGTATGTCTGTCTGGACTGA